One Streptosporangium sp. NBC_01495 DNA window includes the following coding sequences:
- a CDS encoding IS3 family transposase, producing MAGFIAAQRAEHGVAHAVACRALGVSQSWFYKWSRRGREGPGERERRRAGLIEAVVSAFHQRKGTEGSPRITARLRRAGWRVSKNTVAKVMAERALAARPKTKRKNTTRPGRGRWRAEDHLRRDFTAPGPDVTWCGDGTEIPTAEGALYLAATEDLFSRRVLGFAMSAHKGAALATASLQMAVALRGGGVAGVRFHSDQGSEYTAADFRRACERMGIVQSMGRVGSALDNAAAESFFSSLEFELLRREPFATHDQARRAIAAWIDDFNTMRLHSTNAMFSPVEFERLDPSVQQRLRAAARQRKEDKRKRKAAARHERKEAA from the coding sequence ATGGCCGGCTTCATCGCCGCTCAGAGGGCCGAGCACGGTGTTGCGCACGCGGTTGCGTGCCGGGCGCTGGGGGTGTCGCAGTCCTGGTTTTATAAGTGGTCGCGGCGGGGGCGCGAGGGTCCTGGCGAGCGCGAACGCCGTCGGGCTGGTCTGATCGAGGCCGTCGTCTCGGCGTTTCATCAGCGCAAAGGCACTGAGGGATCACCGCGGATCACCGCCCGGCTGCGTCGGGCCGGTTGGCGAGTGAGTAAGAACACGGTGGCGAAGGTCATGGCTGAGCGCGCTTTGGCGGCCCGGCCCAAGACCAAGCGCAAGAACACCACCCGGCCGGGCCGGGGCCGGTGGCGGGCCGAGGACCATCTGCGGCGGGACTTCACCGCACCCGGGCCGGACGTGACCTGGTGCGGGGACGGCACCGAGATCCCCACCGCTGAAGGAGCGCTGTATCTGGCGGCCACCGAGGACTTGTTCTCCCGCCGAGTGCTCGGGTTCGCGATGAGCGCGCACAAGGGAGCCGCGCTGGCCACCGCGTCGCTGCAGATGGCGGTCGCCCTGCGGGGCGGTGGCGTCGCGGGTGTGAGGTTTCACAGTGATCAAGGGTCGGAGTACACCGCGGCCGACTTCCGGCGGGCCTGTGAGCGGATGGGCATCGTGCAGTCGATGGGGCGGGTCGGCTCGGCGCTGGACAATGCCGCGGCCGAGTCGTTCTTCTCCAGTTTGGAGTTCGAGTTGTTGCGCCGTGAGCCGTTCGCCACCCATGATCAGGCCCGTCGTGCGATCGCCGCCTGGATCGACGACTTCAACACGATGCGGCTGCATTCGACGAACGCGATGTTTTCGCCGGTGGAGTTCGAGCGGTTGGATCCGTCGGTTCAGCAGCGGTTGCGGGCCGCGGCACGGCAGCGCAAGGAGGACAAGAGGAAACGCAAGGCCGCTGCGCGGCACGAACGGAAGGAGGCGGCATGA
- a CDS encoding cytochrome c biogenesis CcdA family protein has product MSADLAAIVATGSLILALPIAIAAGLVSFLSPCVLPLVPGYLSYVTGMSADPRRGRLLAGSVLFVLGFAVVFVAAGAVVGTLGAVILNNSEVITRVLGALTVALGLTFLGVLPGMQRDVRIHRMPAAGLAGAPVLGMVFGRGWTPCIGPTLAVVLTLGLNEGSAGRGALLAFAYALGLGLPFVAAGLAYRRALRTFKAIRRHSQLITRIGGGMLIVVGVLLITGVWAQLIAEMQGWIGAYQVPL; this is encoded by the coding sequence GTGAGCGCCGATCTGGCGGCCATCGTCGCGACCGGCTCGCTCATACTGGCGTTGCCCATCGCGATCGCCGCCGGCCTGGTGTCTTTTCTGTCGCCATGTGTGTTGCCGCTGGTGCCCGGCTACCTGTCGTATGTGACCGGGATGAGTGCCGACCCGCGGCGTGGGCGGCTGCTGGCCGGCAGTGTGCTGTTCGTGCTGGGTTTTGCCGTCGTGTTCGTCGCCGCCGGAGCAGTGGTCGGCACCCTCGGGGCCGTGATCCTGAACAACTCCGAGGTCATCACCCGCGTACTCGGTGCTTTGACCGTCGCGCTCGGACTCACCTTCCTCGGGGTACTGCCCGGCATGCAACGTGATGTGCGCATTCACCGGATGCCTGCGGCCGGGCTGGCGGGAGCGCCGGTCCTGGGCATGGTGTTCGGGCGCGGCTGGACACCATGCATCGGCCCCACGCTCGCCGTCGTGCTCACCTTGGGCCTGAACGAGGGCAGCGCCGGGCGTGGCGCGCTGCTGGCCTTCGCCTACGCGCTCGGCCTGGGCCTGCCGTTCGTCGCCGCCGGGCTGGCCTACCGCAGGGCGCTGCGGACGTTCAAAGCCATCCGCCGCCACTCCCAGCTGATCACCCGCATCGGTGGCGGCATGCTGATCGTGGTGGGGGTGCTCCTCATCACGGGAGTGTGGGCCCAACTCATCGCCGAGATGCAGGGCTGGATCGGCGCCTACCAGGTGCCGCTATGA
- a CDS encoding ArsR/SmtB family transcription factor — translation MTPRSTVCAHADLTSHSSTKVTACPNAPCSPFLAAERVQSIRRALPTEQVVQELAQVFALLADPGRLRLTAALLHAGEMCVRDLAAVTGQSMSATSCALRLLRAHHVVQVRRAGRLAHYRLADSHMRMLFAQAITHIGHETDTRHGE, via the coding sequence GTGACCCCCCGATCTACGGTCTGCGCCCATGCGGACCTGACCAGCCACTCCTCCACGAAGGTGACCGCGTGTCCCAACGCCCCCTGCAGTCCGTTTCTCGCCGCTGAACGGGTGCAGAGCATCCGGCGGGCGCTGCCGACCGAACAGGTGGTGCAGGAACTCGCGCAGGTCTTCGCGCTGCTGGCCGACCCCGGAAGGCTGCGGCTGACGGCCGCCCTGCTGCACGCCGGAGAGATGTGCGTACGCGACCTGGCGGCGGTCACCGGCCAGAGCATGTCGGCCACCTCGTGCGCGCTGCGGCTGCTGCGCGCCCACCACGTGGTGCAGGTCCGCCGCGCCGGGCGGCTGGCGCACTACCGGCTGGCCGACTCCCACATGCGGATGCTGTTCGCCCAGGCGATCACCCACATCGGACATGAAACAGACACCCGCCATGGGGAGTGA
- a CDS encoding DsbA family protein, which translates to MSKTPARAKARRDKIEAMRAEEQRQGRRKKNTMISLSVIGVFVVVLGAVFAINRFTSGSDTAAVAAGESQLVRADSHKVQTAADGKVTLVEFLDFECEACRAAFPIVEKLRKQYAGKVTFVVRYFPVPSHFNAERSARAVEAAAGQGKFEAMYQRMYETQTQWGEKQVPADALFRTFAQDLGLDMAAWDKAYSDPATLVRIKKDMADGQALGVQGTPTFFLNGKKLEPESSDDIKAAIDAALAG; encoded by the coding sequence GTGTCGAAGACACCGGCCCGAGCCAAGGCCCGGCGAGACAAGATCGAAGCCATGCGCGCCGAGGAGCAGCGCCAAGGCAGGCGCAAGAAGAACACCATGATCTCGCTGTCGGTGATCGGGGTGTTCGTGGTGGTGCTGGGCGCGGTGTTCGCGATCAACCGATTCACCTCCGGGTCCGACACCGCCGCCGTGGCCGCCGGCGAATCCCAGCTGGTGCGGGCCGACAGCCACAAGGTGCAGACCGCCGCTGACGGCAAGGTGACCTTGGTGGAGTTCCTCGACTTCGAATGCGAGGCCTGCCGGGCCGCCTTCCCCATCGTGGAGAAGCTGCGCAAGCAATACGCCGGGAAGGTGACCTTCGTGGTGCGCTACTTCCCCGTTCCCAGCCACTTCAACGCCGAGCGCTCCGCCCGTGCCGTCGAGGCCGCCGCCGGGCAGGGCAAGTTCGAGGCGATGTACCAGCGGATGTACGAGACCCAGACCCAGTGGGGCGAGAAGCAGGTTCCCGCCGACGCCCTCTTCCGCACGTTCGCCCAGGATCTGGGCCTGGACATGGCCGCCTGGGACAAGGCCTACAGCGACCCGGCCACCCTGGTCCGGATCAAGAAGGACATGGCCGACGGCCAGGCGCTGGGCGTGCAGGGGACACCGACGTTCTTCCTCAACGGCAAGAAGCTCGAACCCGAATCCTCCGACGACATCAAGGCGGCCATCGATGCAGCGCTCGCCGGCTGA
- a CDS encoding helix-turn-helix domain-containing protein yields MELRAERQAEGIAAAKRREATGAMLPGKKKTGRPRAIGPAEVATLRRLVDDGVSVTEAARTLKIGRSTAYEALARY; encoded by the coding sequence ATGGAGCTGCGCGCCGAGCGCCAGGCTGAGGGGATCGCCGCCGCCAAACGCCGCGAAGCCACCGGCGCCATGCTGCCGGGCAAGAAGAAGACCGGCCGGCCACGCGCTATCGGCCCTGCCGAAGTGGCCACGCTGCGCCGCCTGGTCGACGACGGCGTCTCGGTCACCGAAGCCGCCCGCACTCTCAAAATCGGCCGCTCCACCGCCTACGAAGCACTCGCGCGATACTGA
- a CDS encoding ArsR/SmtB family transcription factor gives MSDEHCDLLCLDLPHAEEVRARLPAAPSLTSAAERAKALADPSRLRVALALAGGGEMCVCDLAWVCGFAQNLVSHHLRVLRNADLAASRRDGKLVMYHLTATGRALLTALIGAEDLTEAI, from the coding sequence GTGAGTGATGAGCACTGCGACCTTCTCTGCCTCGACCTTCCCCACGCCGAAGAAGTCCGCGCCCGTCTGCCGGCCGCGCCGAGCCTGACCTCGGCGGCCGAGCGCGCCAAGGCCCTGGCCGACCCTTCCCGGCTGCGGGTGGCCCTGGCCCTGGCCGGCGGTGGCGAGATGTGCGTCTGTGACCTGGCCTGGGTGTGCGGCTTCGCCCAGAATCTGGTCTCCCACCACCTTCGTGTCCTGCGCAACGCCGATCTGGCCGCCTCCCGCCGCGACGGCAAACTGGTGATGTACCACTTGACCGCGACCGGCCGTGCTCTGCTGACCGCCCTGATCGGCGCGGAAGATCTCACCGAGGCGATCTGA
- a CDS encoding transposase, which produces MSETRRRFDQDFKDGAVRIVEETGRPIVRVAQDLGVNAGTLANWVNMARQRRRAGNGGLGEDERAELVRLRREVAELAMERDVLKRSVALWVKDAMGR; this is translated from the coding sequence ATGTCTGAGACACGACGGAGGTTCGATCAGGACTTCAAAGACGGTGCGGTCCGGATCGTTGAGGAGACCGGTAGGCCGATCGTGCGGGTGGCCCAGGATCTGGGGGTCAATGCGGGCACTCTGGCCAACTGGGTGAACATGGCCCGGCAGCGGCGGCGAGCCGGAAACGGCGGCCTGGGCGAGGACGAGCGGGCCGAGTTGGTCCGGCTGCGTCGGGAGGTCGCCGAGCTGGCGATGGAGCGTGATGTGCTCAAGCGCTCGGTGGCCCTCTGGGTCAAGGACGCGATGGGCCGGTGA
- a CDS encoding helix-turn-helix domain-containing protein, whose amino-acid sequence MEEPELVARLRSHDPAVGLRAVGALHRLAEQVEAAAVARARAEGWSWEQIGDALGVSRQSAHTKHGR is encoded by the coding sequence ATGGAGGAGCCCGAATTGGTCGCCCGGCTGCGGTCGCACGACCCGGCGGTGGGGCTGCGCGCCGTCGGTGCCCTGCACCGGCTCGCGGAGCAGGTCGAGGCCGCCGCAGTGGCCCGCGCTCGAGCCGAAGGCTGGTCCTGGGAGCAGATCGGCGACGCGCTCGGCGTCTCGCGCCAGTCCGCCCACACCAAGCACGGGAGGTGA
- a CDS encoding SH3 domain-containing protein: MTAKRTTVTLTALTALTACAAAGGLIWTALPVHATARLTETTPTPALACTYQVTNVYSDTVLTVRSQAGQTFSPVGTLRADETPVAGACESVNGWVQVKTTAAVTGWVPSSNLRKLTSSPAATGQPTPACAYRVNHTGRSRYVTLRSGTDKTSRSVGTLRVADGRFTGTCESVNGWVRVTTATGVTGWVLARQVRKVRNAGSARVPGRAALACVYRVTHVRRVSFLNVRSGAGLRFRSVAKLRVADGRLTGACKATRGWIKVRAANGKRGWASAGYLRKVTK, from the coding sequence ATGACCGCGAAGCGAACCACCGTCACCCTGACCGCCCTGACCGCCCTGACCGCGTGCGCCGCCGCGGGCGGGCTCATCTGGACCGCCCTACCCGTCCACGCGACCGCCCGCCTCACCGAGACGACCCCCACTCCCGCCCTGGCCTGCACCTACCAGGTCACCAACGTGTACTCCGACACCGTGCTGACCGTCCGCTCCCAAGCCGGCCAGACCTTCAGCCCGGTCGGCACCCTACGTGCGGACGAGACGCCGGTCGCCGGCGCCTGTGAGAGCGTCAACGGCTGGGTGCAGGTCAAGACCACCGCCGCCGTCACCGGCTGGGTCCCGTCCAGCAACCTGCGCAAACTCACCTCATCTCCCGCCGCGACCGGCCAGCCGACGCCGGCCTGCGCCTACCGCGTCAACCACACCGGCCGGAGCCGGTATGTCACCTTGCGCTCCGGCACCGACAAGACTTCCCGCTCGGTCGGCACGCTTCGCGTGGCCGACGGCCGGTTCACCGGCACCTGTGAGAGCGTCAACGGCTGGGTACGGGTCACGACCGCCACCGGCGTCACCGGCTGGGTCCTGGCCCGTCAGGTGCGCAAGGTGCGTAATGCCGGTTCAGCCCGCGTGCCCGGCCGGGCGGCACTGGCCTGCGTCTACCGGGTCACCCACGTGCGGCGCGTCAGCTTCCTCAACGTCCGCTCCGGCGCCGGGCTGCGCTTTCGCTCCGTCGCCAAGCTGCGGGTGGCCGATGGCCGACTCACCGGCGCCTGCAAGGCGACCCGAGGCTGGATCAAGGTGAGGGCGGCCAACGGCAAGCGCGGCTGGGCCTCGGCCGGCTACCTGCGCAAGGTCACCAAGTAG
- a CDS encoding DUF998 domain-containing protein encodes MSKATFICGITAGPLFVLSFLIQGAVRNDYDPLRHPVSSLALGDHGWVQSATFLVAGALTTVFAVGLRRNLRPGPGRLWGPLLVGVWALGLVGAGLFTTDPVSGYPAGSPDLLPAYGSTQAALHDAVSLVAFVAFLGACIVFARRFAADNRQGWALYSTATAVIVLVALGLSNAAFAQSPNLVTFGGLFQRIMIVAAWSWLTLLAQDIYGNGERPRPSARIR; translated from the coding sequence ATGTCCAAGGCCACGTTCATCTGCGGCATCACCGCCGGTCCGCTGTTCGTACTCAGCTTCCTGATTCAGGGCGCCGTTCGGAACGACTACGATCCGCTGCGCCATCCGGTCAGTTCCCTCGCCCTCGGCGACCATGGCTGGGTGCAGAGCGCCACATTCCTCGTCGCCGGCGCGTTGACCACCGTCTTCGCCGTCGGGCTCCGACGGAATCTGCGCCCAGGGCCCGGCAGGCTATGGGGCCCATTACTCGTCGGCGTATGGGCACTCGGCCTCGTCGGCGCCGGCCTGTTCACCACGGACCCGGTGAGCGGATACCCGGCTGGCAGCCCGGATCTGCTGCCTGCCTACGGCAGCACCCAGGCGGCCCTGCACGACGCCGTGTCACTGGTCGCCTTCGTCGCATTCCTGGGGGCCTGCATCGTGTTCGCCCGCCGGTTCGCCGCCGACAACCGGCAGGGCTGGGCACTGTACTCGACCGCGACCGCCGTCATCGTCCTCGTCGCCCTCGGACTCTCAAACGCGGCCTTCGCCCAATCGCCGAACCTCGTGACCTTCGGCGGCCTGTTCCAGCGAATCATGATCGTCGCAGCCTGGTCATGGCTGACCCTGCTGGCCCAGGACATATATGGCAACGGTGAACGACCAAGGCCGAGCGCCCGCATCCGTTAG
- a CDS encoding recombinase family protein, which translates to MRRTIAYARVSTRDQNPQLQLDALAEDGYDVLVQEKISSRLRGDRPEFAAALASLRPGDTLKFWKSDRWGRSAAHVLTVVTELRERGVKVVSLAENFDLDTKEDRFMFAVLAAAAEYELVAHGAARRAPG; encoded by the coding sequence ATGCGCCGCACGATCGCCTACGCGCGGGTGTCTACCCGCGACCAGAACCCCCAGCTCCAGCTCGACGCCCTCGCCGAGGACGGCTACGACGTCCTGGTTCAGGAGAAGATCTCCAGCCGTCTGCGCGGGGACCGACCCGAATTCGCCGCCGCCCTGGCCTCGCTGCGCCCCGGCGACACGTTGAAGTTCTGGAAGTCCGACCGGTGGGGCCGCTCAGCCGCACATGTGTTGACCGTGGTGACCGAGCTGCGCGAGCGCGGCGTCAAGGTCGTGTCCCTGGCCGAGAACTTCGACCTGGACACCAAGGAAGACCGCTTCATGTTCGCGGTCCTGGCTGCGGCCGCCGAGTACGAACTGGTGGCCCATGGAGCTGCGCGCCGAGCGCCAGGCTGA
- a CDS encoding glycerophosphodiester phosphodiesterase, producing MIVLLTVLTVAEIIRATTATAAAVRCSAPGVLSHRGDQSAGPENTLIALGHALGAGSTGVELDVRFTKDHHPVLMHDATVDRTTTGSGRVEAMTLTRFRALRTGDGQPPPTLDQALALLRGRVGEVLVELKQIPDTADVRALRTTYRRQGAFPWANLASFSAVALRAADSLPARKGLVTRSAPSAALAGRYAFVAVRHDRLTRARVRAYRDAGAAIYAWTPNNRDAWRRLASYGVTGILTDQSADYLAWARETCRS from the coding sequence ATGATCGTGTTGCTGACAGTCCTCACCGTGGCTGAGATCATCCGCGCCACCACCGCCACTGCGGCGGCGGTGAGGTGTTCGGCGCCCGGTGTGCTCTCCCACCGGGGGGATCAAAGCGCTGGGCCGGAAAACACCCTCATCGCGTTGGGTCACGCGCTGGGCGCGGGCTCGACCGGCGTTGAACTCGACGTCCGTTTCACCAAGGACCACCATCCGGTGCTGATGCACGACGCCACGGTGGATCGGACCACCACCGGCAGCGGCCGCGTCGAGGCCATGACCCTGACTCGGTTTCGCGCGCTGCGGACCGGTGACGGGCAGCCCCCGCCGACGCTGGACCAGGCACTGGCGCTGCTACGTGGCCGAGTCGGCGAGGTGCTCGTCGAGCTCAAACAGATTCCTGACACCGCGGACGTGCGCGCCCTGCGCACCACCTACCGGCGCCAGGGTGCCTTCCCGTGGGCGAACCTCGCCTCGTTCTCCGCGGTGGCGCTGCGGGCGGCGGATTCCCTCCCGGCCCGTAAAGGCCTGGTGACCAGGTCCGCACCGTCGGCCGCGCTAGCCGGGAGGTACGCCTTCGTCGCGGTGCGCCACGACCGGCTGACCCGCGCCCGGGTCCGCGCCTACCGTGACGCGGGCGCGGCCATCTACGCCTGGACCCCCAACAACCGTGACGCCTGGCGGCGCCTGGCCAGCTATGGCGTCACTGGCATTCTCACCGACCAAAGCGCCGACTACCTGGCCTGGGCCCGAGAGACATGCCGGTCGTGA
- a CDS encoding Clp protease N-terminal domain-containing protein, whose translation MFERFTAGARAAVVAHAPAEARRRGDRRIGTEHLLLGVLHEAEAAQALGADVESARSALAVLDDAALAAVGVDAHGVERAMISAPSKRMPFTSGAKAALSRAIAVARRSPARRVTAVHLLVGLLDGDRTDPASDVLTELGVDRVTARARLAP comes from the coding sequence ATGTTCGAACGGTTCACGGCCGGTGCCCGAGCCGCGGTCGTGGCGCACGCACCGGCGGAGGCGCGGCGGCGCGGCGACCGGCGCATTGGCACAGAACATCTACTCCTCGGCGTGCTCCATGAAGCAGAGGCGGCACAGGCACTCGGGGCGGACGTCGAATCGGCGCGGTCCGCGCTCGCTGTCCTGGATGATGCCGCCCTTGCCGCAGTCGGCGTAGACGCGCATGGCGTCGAGCGGGCCATGATTTCGGCACCGTCGAAACGGATGCCCTTCACCTCCGGTGCGAAGGCCGCGCTGTCCCGGGCTATCGCCGTGGCTAGGCGCAGCCCCGCACGCCGGGTCACCGCGGTCCACCTGCTGGTCGGGCTCCTGGACGGTGATCGCACCGATCCCGCGTCTGACGTGCTGACCGAACTCGGCGTGGACCGGGTGACTGCCCGCGCCCGTCTTGCGCCGTAG
- a CDS encoding vitamin K epoxide reductase family protein, whose translation MQRSPAEATAEPADDQPSTAHDRLDAAEPVGPDAGPFPRLLPWLLLIGGAIGLGAAFTLAVEKIALLKDPTYVPSCSINPVLSCGSVMTTPQAEVFGFPNPLLGIAAFALVATIGAALLSGARLGRWFWLGLQAGVTFGVVFVHWLIVQSLYVIGALCPYCMLVWAVTIPSFLYVTLHNLHRRHLPAPAGGQRVVEALVGYHAVALTVWFLALLTMIGVRFWSYWSTLL comes from the coding sequence ATGCAGCGCTCGCCGGCTGAGGCCACGGCGGAACCCGCTGACGACCAGCCCTCCACGGCGCATGATCGTCTGGATGCGGCCGAACCCGTCGGCCCTGACGCAGGGCCGTTTCCCCGGCTGCTGCCTTGGCTTTTGCTGATCGGCGGGGCGATCGGGCTGGGCGCGGCGTTCACGCTCGCCGTCGAGAAGATCGCGCTGCTCAAGGATCCCACCTACGTGCCCAGCTGCAGCATCAACCCGGTGCTCTCGTGCGGGTCGGTGATGACCACGCCGCAGGCCGAGGTGTTCGGTTTTCCCAACCCGCTGCTGGGCATCGCCGCCTTCGCCCTCGTCGCCACCATCGGCGCCGCCTTGTTGTCCGGCGCCCGTCTGGGCCGCTGGTTCTGGCTCGGCCTGCAGGCCGGCGTCACCTTCGGGGTGGTGTTCGTCCACTGGCTGATCGTCCAGAGCCTGTACGTGATCGGCGCGCTGTGCCCCTACTGCATGCTGGTGTGGGCGGTCACCATCCCGAGCTTCCTCTACGTCACCCTGCACAACCTGCACCGGCGCCACCTGCCGGCGCCCGCCGGTGGGCAGCGCGTCGTCGAGGCGCTGGTGGGCTATCACGCGGTGGCGCTCACCGTCTGGTTCCTGGCCCTCCTCACCATGATCGGTGTGCGGTTCTGGTCCTACTGGAGCACCCTGCTGTGA
- a CDS encoding DivIVA domain-containing protein: MHDEPGHAPAPLDEIDHTPTSPLGPGLSAGVSRLSPAAVRNQVFTVVRLREGYDLAEVDTFLGQIETTFTVLVQENAELYARVSTAERAARQARPAEERVTRIMAMAQDSADRMLATAEQQAEAIVAQARDRAAALRKEVHASCGQELERRTEEFNTFAADYGDRLKRSLQAQADQLQSLLGELTNFSELVLISPPPPMAVGRQPTPRQPASQRTTSQQASPPGGDTSASMPAGDAVAEER, translated from the coding sequence ATGCACGACGAGCCCGGGCACGCCCCTGCCCCCCTCGACGAGATCGACCACACCCCTACCTCTCCGCTCGGCCCCGGCCTCTCCGCCGGTGTGAGCCGGCTAAGTCCCGCCGCCGTGCGCAACCAGGTGTTCACCGTGGTCCGGCTGCGCGAAGGCTACGACCTGGCCGAGGTGGACACCTTCCTCGGCCAGATCGAGACCACCTTCACCGTGCTCGTACAGGAGAACGCGGAGTTGTATGCCCGGGTGAGCACCGCCGAGCGCGCCGCCAGGCAGGCCAGACCGGCGGAGGAGCGCGTGACGCGGATCATGGCGATGGCCCAGGACAGCGCCGACCGGATGCTGGCCACCGCCGAACAGCAAGCCGAGGCGATCGTGGCGCAAGCCCGCGACCGTGCCGCCGCCCTGCGGAAGGAGGTCCATGCCTCCTGCGGGCAAGAACTGGAACGCCGCACCGAGGAGTTCAACACTTTTGCCGCCGACTACGGCGACCGGCTCAAGCGCAGCCTGCAAGCGCAAGCCGACCAGCTGCAGAGCCTGCTCGGTGAACTCACCAATTTCAGCGAGCTGGTGCTGATATCGCCGCCCCCACCCATGGCCGTCGGCCGGCAGCCGACGCCGAGACAACCAGCATCGCAACGGACAACGTCACAACAGGCATCGCCGCCGGGCGGAGACACGTCGGCGAGCATGCCCGCAGGTGATGCCGTCGCCGAGGAGCGCTGA
- a CDS encoding alpha/beta fold hydrolase, whose protein sequence is MTTKTSAMRHFTVHHDGVTIPVSRGGRGRPLVLCPGLSSTQADLHELAELLRRDHDVVTFDLRGHGLASAADRYSFEAFLSDLVAVLAELGRLDLPAAPVLVGYSMGADLAVHYASEHPGTVAELVLIDGANPVPEPFLTEADLPEFRAMWEDMATQQEAGRGTARQVLLTAQEIVDLNVEIDMIRSGILDRYRKIDRPISMIMSTSMAGDSGEGHAPRFNQNWRAGVERLVREQPHISTSWLDADHRLVFTHAPEITQIIRSALGPAARPTS, encoded by the coding sequence ATGACTACGAAAACCAGTGCGATGCGGCACTTCACGGTCCACCACGACGGTGTCACGATCCCGGTGTCTCGCGGTGGCCGGGGACGACCGCTGGTCCTGTGCCCTGGATTGAGCTCGACACAGGCCGATCTGCACGAGCTGGCCGAACTGCTGCGCCGCGACCACGACGTGGTGACCTTCGACCTCAGGGGCCATGGCCTCGCCTCGGCCGCCGACCGGTACTCCTTCGAGGCGTTCCTCAGCGATCTCGTCGCCGTGCTGGCGGAGCTGGGACGCCTCGACCTGCCCGCGGCGCCCGTGCTCGTCGGCTACTCGATGGGCGCGGACCTGGCCGTGCACTACGCCTCCGAGCATCCTGGCACCGTCGCCGAGCTTGTTCTCATCGACGGGGCGAACCCGGTGCCCGAACCGTTCCTCACGGAGGCCGATCTGCCGGAGTTCCGCGCGATGTGGGAGGACATGGCGACGCAGCAGGAGGCCGGGCGGGGCACCGCGCGTCAGGTGTTGCTCACCGCCCAGGAAATTGTCGACCTGAATGTCGAGATCGATATGATCCGGTCCGGAATCCTCGACCGGTACCGGAAGATCGACCGACCCATCAGCATGATCATGTCGACTTCGATGGCCGGCGACAGCGGCGAAGGACATGCGCCGCGGTTCAATCAGAACTGGCGTGCCGGTGTTGAGCGACTGGTCCGCGAGCAGCCGCACATCTCCACGTCCTGGCTCGACGCCGATCACCGGCTGGTCTTCACCCACGCCCCGGAAATCACCCAGATCATCCGAAGTGCGCTAGGTCCGGCGGCCAGGCCGACTTCTTAA
- a CDS encoding MerR family transcriptional regulator gives MLTIGELASYAGVTVRAVRHYHAKGLLPEPERDHSGYRRYDAGAMVELIRIRTLAEAGVPLARVRELLQAGEEEFAAAVADIDKRLRVEIRERQWHRERIARLSAGDNLALPPEVVEFLDRLRALGVDERIVQVERDGWIPLAAHSPERVPEWMARKREQVADPQLIDLYLTLGQALDRTDEDPRLVELADKLAAYITQMADEQGEDYVGDVDVEPPFVKLMDTLAFDTAPPARRLIELLKERGWTGWTKLERVDPTRGAAGTRQEDTAVRRSRR, from the coding sequence ATGCTGACCATCGGCGAGCTGGCGTCGTACGCCGGAGTGACGGTACGCGCGGTGAGGCACTATCACGCCAAGGGGCTGCTGCCGGAGCCGGAACGGGACCACTCCGGCTATCGCAGGTACGACGCCGGCGCCATGGTCGAGTTGATCAGGATCCGGACCCTCGCCGAGGCCGGGGTTCCCCTGGCGCGGGTACGGGAGCTGCTACAGGCCGGCGAGGAGGAGTTCGCCGCGGCGGTCGCAGACATCGACAAGCGTCTGCGGGTGGAGATCCGGGAGCGGCAGTGGCACCGCGAGCGGATCGCCCGCCTCTCCGCCGGGGACAACCTGGCGCTGCCCCCGGAGGTGGTCGAGTTTCTCGACCGGCTGCGGGCGCTCGGGGTCGACGAGCGGATCGTCCAGGTCGAACGCGACGGCTGGATCCCGCTGGCCGCGCACTCACCCGAGCGAGTCCCGGAGTGGATGGCACGCAAGCGGGAACAGGTCGCCGACCCGCAGCTCATCGATCTCTATCTCACCCTGGGCCAGGCTCTCGACCGGACCGACGAAGACCCACGACTGGTCGAACTGGCCGACAAGCTGGCCGCCTACATCACGCAGATGGCCGACGAGCAGGGCGAGGACTACGTCGGCGATGTCGACGTTGAGCCACCGTTCGTCAAGCTGATGGACACGCTGGCGTTCGACACCGCGCCGCCCGCCCGCCGACTGATCGAGCTGCTGAAGGAGCGAGGCTGGACCGGCTGGACCAAACTTGAGCGCGTGGACCCAACCCGGGGTGCGGCCGGAACACGGCAGGAAGATACCGCGGTGCGGCGTTCCCGGCGTTAG